The genomic segment AGCCGGACGACGAGGGCGGCATCGTGATCGTGCGCACGAAGACCGGCGCGTGCCCGCCCGAATTCGATGAAGTCGGCGAAGCGCCCGAGACCGGCAAGGCCTCCGGCTGAACTCTGCCGGAAGTCTCCCGCCCGGCCCTCCTAGCCGATCATCGCGCAGAAGCTTTCCCGGTCCACATTGCCGCCGGACAGCACCACGCCGACCGTGGCACCAGATTCGATCTCGAGCCGGCCGGACAGGAGGGCCGCAAGCCCCACCGCGCCGCCGGGCTCCACCACGAGCTTGAGCGTGGAGAAGGCATAAGCCATCGCCGCGCGCACCTCGTCGTCGCTCGCGACCAGCCCGCCGGCAAGCCTGCGGGAATTGATGGCGAAGGTGATCTCGCCCGGCGTGCGCGCGAGAAGCGCATCGCAGATCGAGCCGGTCGCCGCCTCGTTCGCCTCCCGCCGGCCCGATGCGAGCGAGCGCGCATGGTCGTCGAACCCCCGAGGCTCCGCCACCCACACCCGGGTCGCCGGCGACAATTCCGCGAAGGCCAGAGAGATTCCGGCGATCAGTCCGCCGCCGCTCGCATTGGAGACGACATGGTCGAGGGTCACGCCGCGCGCGGCGGCATCCTCCGCCATCTCCAGCCCGACAGTGCCCTGCCCCGCCACGATGTCGGGATCGTCATAGGGCGGCACGATCACCGCCCCCCTCTCCTCAGCGATGGCGCGCGCGATCTCTTCGCGGTCTTCGCTCGCCCGGTCGTAGGTCACGACCTCCGCGCCATAACCTTGCGTGTTGTCGCGCTTCATGCGCGGCGTATCCTCCGGCATGACGATCACGGCGGGAAGTCCGGCGAGCGCCGCCGCGGCCGCGACGCCCTGGGCGTGGTTGCCGGAGGAATAGGCGACCACGCCGCCCGGGCACGCGGCCGGGTCGAGCTGCGCAATGCGGTTATAGGCGCCGCGGAACTTGAACGAGCCCGTGCGCTGCAAGGTCTCCGGCTTCACAAGCACGCGCGCGCCGACGCGTTCGTTGAGCGCTGCCCATTCCACGAGCGGCGTGCGCGTCGCATAGGGCGCGATCCGGCGCGCGGCGTCGCGGATATCGGCAAAGGTCGGCAATCGGTCGAGAGGCGGCGTCATGATGGGCTCCCTGTCCGCAGGATGCACGGCTTACCCCTCCTCTAGCGCATTTTGCGCCGGCCGGCACCCCGCCTTGAACCCGTCCCGACCGGCCCCATATGAGGAAAATCGTCAAGATTGGAGGAGTTTCGATGGCACAGTCATGCTCAAGGTCGCGCTGGACGCCGCTTTCCATCGCGGCCATCGTGCTCGGCTTCGTGGTGTGGTGGCCGATCGGTATCGCCGTCCTGGCCTATATCCTGTGGGGCGGCAGCGTCGACGGTGCCGTCAATGACGCATGGAACAGGGTGCGCACGCCGCGCAGTTCCGGCAACCGCGCATTCGACGACTACAAGGAACAGACGCTCAAGCGGCTCGAGGAGGAGCAGGACGCGTTCGCCGACTTCGTGGAGAAGCTCCGCGCGGCGCGCGACCGCGAGGAGTTCGAGCGTTTCATGGCCGAGCGCGGCAAGGCCTGACGGGGCAAGCGCCAGCCCTTTTCATACCGGAATGACGAAAGCCCGGATCGACTGGCGGTCCGGGCTCTTTGGCGCAAGGGACCGCACAAGCCGCCCGACCAACATGAGCAAGGCTGTCGAACAGGCTCTTGGATGCCGCGCGACGTCCCTGCAGCCCCTGTCGCGAAGCTGGGGGCTCAAGGTCATGCGCGCCGGGCTCGACGACGGCCGGACCGTCCTCGTCAAGCAGGGGCCGGGCGACCTTCCCGGCCATGCAGGGCTGGAAGGCTGGATGCTCGACGAACTTGCCCGCGAGACCGCCCTGCCCGTGCCGGACGTGCTCCACGCCTCCCCCGACCTCCTGGTCACCGACTGGATCGACAATGAGGGCGGCCCGTCCTCTCCCGCCCATGAGCGCCATGCCGCGGAGCTCCTCGCGGCGCTCCACACCATGCGGCAGCCCTCATTCGGTTATTCGCGCGACACCGCGATCGGCGGGCTTGCCCAGCCCAATCCCGAAACCACCTCGTGGGTCGCCTTCTTCCGCGATCACAGGCTCGTCCACATGGCCGACATCGCCCATGGCCGCGGGCGGCTGCCGGGGCCGGTGCGCACGCGCATCGACAGGCTCGCCGACCGCCTTGCGGACTATATCGACGAGCCCGCCCATCCAAGCCTTCTCCACGGCGATCTCTGGGGCGGAAACGTGCTGGTGCGCGGCGAGCGCATCGCCGCCGTGATCGACCCCGCGATCTCGTGCGGCCATCCCGAGATCGAGCTCGCCTTCACCACGCTGTTCGCCACATTCGGGCGCCCCTTCTTCGACGCCTATGGGGCGCTCGCCCCGCTCGACAAGGAGTTCTTTACGCTCCGCCTCCACATTTACAATCTCTATCCGCTCCTCGTTCACGTCGCGCTGTTCGGCGGCTCCTACGTTCCGCCGGTCGAGGCGACGCTCGAGCGGGCGGGATGCTGAAAACGGGAGACGTCCATGGATCTGGGACTCAAGGGCCGCAAGGCCATTGTATGCGCATCGAGCCGGGGCCTCGGCCGGGCTTGCGCACTCGCACTCGGGCAGGCCGGCGTGGATGTGGTGATCAACGGCCTGGATGCCGACCGCCTCGCCCGCACCGCCGACGACATCGCCGAGAAGACGGATGTTGCCGTCACGCCGGTCGCAGCCGACCTCGACACGCATGAGGGTCAGGCCGCCCTGCTCGCCGCCTGCCCCGAGCCCGACATCCTGATCAACAACAATGGCGGGCCGCCCTTGCGCGATTTCCGCGAGCTCGACCGCGAGGCCATGCTGTCCGGCGTCGTTCAGAACATGGTCACGCCCATCGAGCTCATCCAGAAGGTCGCCGACAACATGGCCGAGCGGCGCTTCGGGCGGATCGTCAACATCACCTCGATCACGGTGCGCATGCCGCTCCAGGGGTTGGACCTGTCGAGCGCGGCACGCGCCGGCCTCACCGCCTTCCTCGCCGGCGCGGCACGGCCACTGGCGGAACACAATGTCACCGTCAACCACATCCTGCCCGGCATGTTCGCCACCGACCGGCTGAGCGGAACGACGGAAAAGATCGCCCGCGAACGCGGCATCTCGTTCGAGGAGGCCCAGCGCGAGCGCGCAAGCGCGATCCCCGCGCGCCGTTTCGGCGATCCCGACGAGATCGGCCGCCTGTGCGCTTATCTGTGCAGCGCCCATGCCGGCTACATCACCGGCCAGAGCATCCTGATCGACGGCGGGCTGTTCAACACGACGGTCTAGACGAGAGGGGCAATCGCTACTTGCTCGACGCTCATGCCCGCAGAGGCGGGCATCCAGAGCTCCCGGGGCCCAGGGCGCACCGGTCCGTATCCGGTTCCGCTCCCGTCATTCCATCTCGTCGACGCCCGTGCCGACGATCTTGGGATCGATGAGGCCTATCGCGTCGGCGTCCTTCTGCGCATAGGGGAAGGCCGACAGCACGACACGGATGGCGTTGAGGCGGGTGCGGCGCTTGTCGTTCGCCTTGATGACGGTCCACGGCGCGATGGGCGTGTGGGTACGCTGGAACATCTCGCGCTTGGCCTCGGTATAGTCGTGCCAGCGGTCGACCGCCATGAGGTCGATATCGGAGAGCTTCCAGCGCTTCAGCGGATCGAGCTTGCGCTTGTAGAAGCGGTCGATCTGCTCCTCGCGGCCGATGGTGAGCCAGACCTTGAAGAGGTGCACGCCGTCGCGCACGAGAAGGTCTTCATACTCGTTGACCTGATTGTAGAAGGTCTCCAGCTCCTCCTTCGAGCAGAACCCCATGACGCGCTCCACGCCGGCCCGGTTGTACCAGGAGCGGTCGAACAGCGCGATGTCGCCGGCGGTGGGAAGCCTTGCGGCATAGCGCTGGAAATACCACTGGCCGCGCTCCGTCTCCGTCGGCTTGGCAAGCGCGACGACATGGGCATGGCGCGGATTGAGATGCTCGGTGAACCGCTTGATCGTGCCGCCCTTGCCTGCCGCATCGCGCCCCTCGAACAGCACCACGACGCGCTCGCCGGTCTTGCGGATCCAATCCTGGAGCTTCACGAGCTCGATCTGGAGCGCCTGCAGGTCCTTCTTGTAGTGCTTGGACTTGAGCTTGTCCTCGTAAGGGTAGTCTCCGCTCGTGAAGGCGCGCTCCGCGATCTTTTCCGGCAGCTCGTCATGCTTCAGCGAATAGAGCTTCTCCGGAAGGGCGTCTTCCGTCTCCTTGGCGGCCATGGGCAGAACTCCCCGCAAACGGTTTCCTGGGCGAAACGATTGCGCGATCCTACCCCGCCATATCCGGCTTGGCGATGGCCGGGACAAAGCCCCGAAGCGCCTCGCCTACTGGCCGAATGTCAGCCCCGTGCGCGCCAGGAAGATGCTCTGGCTGAGCGGACCGAGAATCTTGCTCCATTCGTGCACCGGAGCATTGGTGACGAAGACCACGTCGCCGGAGCGCATGGCGAAGCGCTTGGCGTAGAAGAAGCCGCGCGTGTCCATGAGATTGAGCTGGTAGACGGTCGGCACGCCCGACCGCGTCTTCAGCACCGGCTCGCCGCGGTGCCGGCGGATGGCGTTGACGATGCCGGGATCCTCGAAGCGCAACAGGAAGACGCCGGTGCGCTGGGCCTGCTTGTCCTTCAGCCCGCCCGCCGCGGACAGGGCGTCGATCAGGTGGAAATCGCTCTTCGTGAAGGGATACTCGCCCTTGTTCTCCACCGCGCCGAGCATGGAGAAGGTCGCGGGCACGTCGGCCACCACCACCTTGTCGCCGGGCTCGAGTCCGATGTCGTAGTCCGGATTCTCGTAGAGGGTTTCCAGATTGATACTGCCACGCCGGGTGCCGCGTACCACGGTGACCTCGGTGCGATAAGGCGGCTGGGCCGAACCGCCGGCCGCCGTCAGCGTCTCCATGAGCGTGCCCGCCCCGTCCGCGAGACCGAGATCGTAGAGGCCGGGCTTGGCGACGGCACCCGCCACCATTGCCCGCGCGCCGCGCCCTGTGGCGATCCTCAGCTCCACCTGCGGGCGCACCGTCTCGCGCTCCAGGCGGGTCTGGATGATCCGCCGGGCCTCCTCCACGGTCTTGCCCGCGATCCGGACGCGGCCCGCATAGGGAATGAACACCGCACCGTCGCTGTCGATGACGAGACGGTCGATGGTCGTGCTCCGGCCCGTCGCACTGGTATAGAGGCCCGCATCGAGCGATTCCCAGATCGTCGCCTGCACGGTATCGCCCACCTCCAGCTTCGGGGAGCGGGTTCCGCCGCCCCTGCCGAGCGCGGAGACGAGCGACGGTTCCGTGCGGCGTGTGGCCGTGTCGGCGACGAACGGGTCGATGGTGATCAGCTCGAACCGGTTGTCGGCTGCCTGGGCGGATACCGAGCTCGCCATGGGGGTCTCGCCGGGAACGAGCGTGCAGCCCGCAAGCCCCGCCGCGGCGACAAGGACGACCGCGAGAGCGCACAGACGCCTGCCCAGTGCGTATGCCGGTCTCCGACCGCACGCGACCTGGCCGCCGCCGCGCTTCGTCACCGCCAGGCAATCCTCATCAGCCATCCGTCGCATTGCCCCTTCCCGACCCAAGCACGACACACCTTTCACGACATAATCGTGATTCACAATACTTAAAGTTGCATAAACGGCCCAACACACCCCGACACCGCCATGCCGCACCCCTATTGCGCGGCGTCGAGCGCCTCTTCGGCCATATCCGCGCCCTCGAGCCTGTAGAAGCTCTCCGTCTCGGCCGTGGAGGCCATGCTCTGGACGAGCGGGCCGATCAGCATCTCGATACCCCGGCCGGTGTAGAAGCATCCGTTGAACTGGCAGGTCCGCAAAAGGAAGACGCGGAACCGCCGATACGCTCTCTCGTCCGGCGGCTGGGGTTTCGCGAAGAAGCGCTCGAGCGGCAGCTCGCTGACATAGGGTGGATGGCGATAGATCGCACGCCCGAGCACCCTGGTGGGAATACCCCGCATCATCGCCTGGTGGCAGGCGGTCGAATTGACGGAGACCACCGACCTTGCGCGGTCGAGCAACGGGGCGAGTTTTCCCCCGTCGACGAAATGGCAGCGGTCCGCGACGTCGTGGCGCCTGGCCGCCCCGGCGACAGCGGCGGCAACGGCGCCCACATCCGGATCGAGCGGATGGCTCTTGAAGACGAGCGGGCCGCCTGGCGCCCCGGCGCGCGCATAGGCGCAGACGCACTCCTCGATCACGGCATCGAGCGAGACATAGTCGCTGTGGACGGCAAGCTGGGAATCGCCCCCGAGCTGCAGGAGGATCATGTGGAACCGCTCGCCAGCCATGACCCTTGCGACCGTTCGGCGCGAGCGCGCCTTGCTCGGTCCCATCAGGGCAAGCCGGCGCGTCCATGCGAGAAGTTCGCGGCCAAGGCCGGGCTCGCGATGGGAACGGTAGCAGGGAAACAGCCACGAGCCGGCGAGATTGCAGCCGTAATAACGCATGCCGTAGGCCACATAGCGCCACAGGGCGTTGCCCACCCCTTGGGCCGCCGGTTCCGTCAACGGATCGGCCATGGTATCGGCGAGACGCCCGCAATCCATCCGCATGAGTGGGGAAAAGCCGTTCACGCCATCGCGCTCATAGGTGATCCAGTCGGGCCGCAAATAGCCCTCCTCGAAGACATGGACCCGGATGCCGAGCGCCCTCAGGGTCGCGACCGCGGCACGGTGGTAGAACCGGCAATCGCCGTAGAGCACCACATCCGTCACCCCGTCCTGAACCGCCGCCTGCCGGACCCAGACCGGCCAGTCGGTCCGCGTTCCACGGAAATAGCGGCGCCGCAATCCGATCGAGTCCAGGGCATCGCCGGGATTGAAAACGACCTTGACCGTGCTCGCGCCGGCACGGCCGAGTGCGCGCGCCAGATGCCGGAAGAACGGCCCCGGCGGCCCCTGCAGGAACAGGAAGACGCGGCCTGCGAGATCGGGCCGGCCGGACGCCGGAAATGCCGCACCGGCGCGCTCCTCGGGCCACAAGGCCGACAGGCCGATGACTGCTGCAGCACGTGTCTCCTCCTCCCTCATCAGCCGTCCGGCAGGGCGCAACTGGGCAGGCTGGGCAGGCATCATCCGGGAAACCTTCGATCATGGAGGCCTGTGCCGCCGACCGTCGCTCGTCGGTCTGAGGCAGACAGGCACGTTGGCGCCGAGGCCCCGACGATGGGGCCGCAACTCGTTGGAACACGCCTGCCCAACCGGCCTGCAGGTCGGCAGGACATTCGCCGGACCGCGTGGACTCATACCTTATAATAGAAAATTCGTTTAATAAAACTCATGATTGCATATCGGAATAGCGAGAACCCGGCGAGCTGTTGCGCCCACGCCACAGAATGGTGGTATGGCGGGAAAACTTTCACGCAACGGGACGTGCCGCCCGCCT from the Kaustia mangrovi genome contains:
- a CDS encoding capsule biosynthesis protein; the protein is MMPAQPAQLRPAGRLMREEETRAAAVIGLSALWPEERAGAAFPASGRPDLAGRVFLFLQGPPGPFFRHLARALGRAGASTVKVVFNPGDALDSIGLRRRYFRGTRTDWPVWVRQAAVQDGVTDVVLYGDCRFYHRAAVATLRALGIRVHVFEEGYLRPDWITYERDGVNGFSPLMRMDCGRLADTMADPLTEPAAQGVGNALWRYVAYGMRYYGCNLAGSWLFPCYRSHREPGLGRELLAWTRRLALMGPSKARSRRTVARVMAGERFHMILLQLGGDSQLAVHSDYVSLDAVIEECVCAYARAGAPGGPLVFKSHPLDPDVGAVAAAVAGAARRHDVADRCHFVDGGKLAPLLDRARSVVSVNSTACHQAMMRGIPTRVLGRAIYRHPPYVSELPLERFFAKPQPPDERAYRRFRVFLLRTCQFNGCFYTGRGIEMLIGPLVQSMASTAETESFYRLEGADMAEEALDAAQ
- a CDS encoding threonine ammonia-lyase — protein: MTPPLDRLPTFADIRDAARRIAPYATRTPLVEWAALNERVGARVLVKPETLQRTGSFKFRGAYNRIAQLDPAACPGGVVAYSSGNHAQGVAAAAALAGLPAVIVMPEDTPRMKRDNTQGYGAEVVTYDRASEDREEIARAIAEERGAVIVPPYDDPDIVAGQGTVGLEMAEDAAARGVTLDHVVSNASGGGLIAGISLAFAELSPATRVWVAEPRGFDDHARSLASGRREANEAATGSICDALLARTPGEITFAINSRRLAGGLVASDDEVRAAMAYAFSTLKLVVEPGGAVGLAALLSGRLEIESGATVGVVLSGGNVDRESFCAMIG
- a CDS encoding SDR family oxidoreductase, translated to MDLGLKGRKAIVCASSRGLGRACALALGQAGVDVVINGLDADRLARTADDIAEKTDVAVTPVAADLDTHEGQAALLAACPEPDILINNNGGPPLRDFRELDREAMLSGVVQNMVTPIELIQKVADNMAERRFGRIVNITSITVRMPLQGLDLSSAARAGLTAFLAGAARPLAEHNVTVNHILPGMFATDRLSGTTEKIARERGISFEEAQRERASAIPARRFGDPDEIGRLCAYLCSAHAGYITGQSILIDGGLFNTTV
- a CDS encoding fructosamine kinase family protein; amino-acid sequence: MSKAVEQALGCRATSLQPLSRSWGLKVMRAGLDDGRTVLVKQGPGDLPGHAGLEGWMLDELARETALPVPDVLHASPDLLVTDWIDNEGGPSSPAHERHAAELLAALHTMRQPSFGYSRDTAIGGLAQPNPETTSWVAFFRDHRLVHMADIAHGRGRLPGPVRTRIDRLADRLADYIDEPAHPSLLHGDLWGGNVLVRGERIAAVIDPAISCGHPEIELAFTTLFATFGRPFFDAYGALAPLDKEFFTLRLHIYNLYPLLVHVALFGGSYVPPVEATLERAGC
- a CDS encoding DUF2852 domain-containing protein encodes the protein MAQSCSRSRWTPLSIAAIVLGFVVWWPIGIAVLAYILWGGSVDGAVNDAWNRVRTPRSSGNRAFDDYKEQTLKRLEEEQDAFADFVEKLRAARDREEFERFMAERGKA
- the ppk2 gene encoding polyphosphate kinase 2 — its product is MAAKETEDALPEKLYSLKHDELPEKIAERAFTSGDYPYEDKLKSKHYKKDLQALQIELVKLQDWIRKTGERVVVLFEGRDAAGKGGTIKRFTEHLNPRHAHVVALAKPTETERGQWYFQRYAARLPTAGDIALFDRSWYNRAGVERVMGFCSKEELETFYNQVNEYEDLLVRDGVHLFKVWLTIGREEQIDRFYKRKLDPLKRWKLSDIDLMAVDRWHDYTEAKREMFQRTHTPIAPWTVIKANDKRRTRLNAIRVVLSAFPYAQKDADAIGLIDPKIVGTGVDEME
- a CDS encoding polysaccharide biosynthesis/export family protein; this translates as MADEDCLAVTKRGGGQVACGRRPAYALGRRLCALAVVLVAAAGLAGCTLVPGETPMASSVSAQAADNRFELITIDPFVADTATRRTEPSLVSALGRGGGTRSPKLEVGDTVQATIWESLDAGLYTSATGRSTTIDRLVIDSDGAVFIPYAGRVRIAGKTVEEARRIIQTRLERETVRPQVELRIATGRGARAMVAGAVAKPGLYDLGLADGAGTLMETLTAAGGSAQPPYRTEVTVVRGTRRGSINLETLYENPDYDIGLEPGDKVVVADVPATFSMLGAVENKGEYPFTKSDFHLIDALSAAGGLKDKQAQRTGVFLLRFEDPGIVNAIRRHRGEPVLKTRSGVPTVYQLNLMDTRGFFYAKRFAMRSGDVVFVTNAPVHEWSKILGPLSQSIFLARTGLTFGQ